In a single window of the Acyrthosiphon pisum isolate AL4f chromosome X, pea_aphid_22Mar2018_4r6ur, whole genome shotgun sequence genome:
- the LOC103310109 gene encoding uncharacterized protein LOC103310109: MGHMEEIKDNVTARPTFYLPHHAVIKSSTLTTVVRRRFWPIKGRVIARSIFRRCIQCIKAKPIRYSNRIRGRPSKKAWIAIFVCFSIKAIHPKAVEDMTSAAFLAALRRFISRRGKPSTMWSDNGTNFVGAERELSECLLNVAKNLANEGVTWHFNPPSAPHFGGLWESGVKSAKYHLLRVLKEGSPTYSELETLLCQVEACLNSRPLTPMSSDPFDMDPLTPAHFLIGGPMFFHPEPDLSNESPNKLSKWKSVQGLMQTFWKRWHIEYLPQLQVRGKWTAGCKPLEVNDLVIVKEDNMPPARWKLARITCVHPGSDGQIRVVTIRLANGNEIKRLVVKLCRLPVEDEA; encoded by the exons ATGGGCCACATGGAAGAGATTAAAGATAATGTTACAGCTAGACCCACGTTTTATTTACCACATCATGCTGTCATCAAATCGTCCACTTTAACAACGGTGGTCAGACGTCGTTTTTGGCCTATTAAGGGCAGAGTAATAGCTCGCTCAATTTTCCGTAGATGTATTCAATGTATTAAGGCCAAGCCTATTCGATACTCCAA TAGAATAAGAGGAAGACCTAGCAAAAAGGCATGGATTGcgatttttgtatgtttttcaaTCAAGGCTATTCACCCAAAAGCAGTAGAAGACATGACAAGTGCTGCATTTTTGGCTGCTCTACGCAGATTTATATCAAGGCGTGGGAAGCCATCGACTATGTGGAGCGACAATGGAACGAATTTTGTTGGAGCAGAAAGAGAGTTATCTGAATGCTTACTAAACGTGGCAAAAAATCTAGCAAATGAAGGTGTAACATGGCACTTCAACCCACCATCGGCACCACACTTTGGTGGGCTTTGGGAAAGTGGCGTAAAAAGTGCGAAATATCATTTACTACGCGTACTAAAGGAAGGTAGCCCAACGTACAGTGAACTGGAAACGTTATTATGCCAGGTAGAGGCCTGTCTCAATTCTAGACCACTCACGCCCATGAGCAGTGATCCATTCGACATGGACCCTTTAACTCCGGCGCACTTTCTCATTGGTGGTCCTATGTTTTTTCATCCAGAACCCGATCTATCGAATGAAAGCCCTAACAAATTGTCAAAATGGAAATCTGTACAAGGCCTAATGCAAACATTTTGGAAGAGGTGGCACATTGAATATCTGCCACAGTTACAAGTGCGTGGTAAGTGGACTGCAGGCTGTAAGCCACTGGAGGTAAATGATCTGGTAATTGTAAAGGAAGACAACATGCCACCAGCAAGATGGAAACTGGCACGCATTACATGTGTGCACCCAGGGAGCGATGGACAGATTCGAGTAGTAACCATCCGTTTAGCAAATGGAAATGAAATAAAACGTCTCGTTGTAAAGCTCTGCCGTCTACCCGTTGAAGATGAAGCATAA
- the LOC103310110 gene encoding uncharacterized protein LOC103310110, producing the protein MSVSASTSNSRVRLEPISLPTFTGNIQDWQSFYDCFRVMVHEDNGFSSAQKFYYLRSHLAGAALDLVKSVPMTDVNYEVALNRLKQRYDNPGLVIQSHIRSILEIPYIQKTSASELQGLHAHICVHIAALKAMKQPTDQWDAWLVTIIVSRLDTAKSHDWQLRQESTDLPKYAALEKFLANRCVALENSDYSKQTSGEVDSQRNYSKGKEYEQKPKKVALIAGTEHEVCPKCKGQHKIYSCESFKKLSVIERLNVIRDARLCFNCLSGCHLANVCKSKYSCGRCHRRHNTLLHLEGRPDNTTENVTNDAQEASSMIASTSQGHAHAMAVTLLNSYVFLSTAVVIIKDIHGKAHKCRTVLDSGSQLNFISKGLQNKLKLPSERVVLPVCGIGTSQLQTTSRVNIQLLSCVSAFKLDIACHVLPNIASDLPACRKPKDGWHINEKLSIQLADPKFDQAGPVDVLIGAGVFFDIMTPERIPLEIGNVSLQGTKLGWVVTGEIVATCLLGVGRPQEEDWEATQREENQPFGRSSKANLQFLEEQEAVDHFMKTVTRNSVGRFVLRLPTKPRVNELGCSLNMATCRFMNVERRL; encoded by the coding sequence ATGTCTGTCAGCGCATCAACCTCAAATAGTCGAGTCCGGTTAGAACCGATTTCATTGCCAACCTTCACTGGTAACATTCAAGACTGGCAATCGTTTTACGATTGCTTTCGCGTCATGGTGCATGAAGATAATGGATTTTCTTCAGCGcagaagttttattatttaaggtcTCATCTTGCTGGTGCTGCACTCGATTTAGTTAAATCTGTACCAATGACAGATGTAAATTACGAAGTTGCATTAAATCGCTTAAAACAAAGGTATGACAATCCAGGACTTGTTATTCAGTCACACATTCGCTCGATTTTAGAAATTCCATACATACAAAAAACCTCGGCAAGTGAATTACAAGGTCTTCACGCCCACATTTGCGTTCATATTGCCGCTCTTAAGGCTATGAAGCAACCAACGGATCAATGGGATGCCTGGTTAGTAACAATTATAGTCAGTAGATTGGACACAGCTAAAAGTCATGATTGGCAATTACGCCAAGAATCCACAGACTTGCCTAAATACGCAGCATTAGAAAAGTTTCTGGCAAACAGATGTGTTGCATTAGAGAATTCTGATTACAGTAAACAGACTTCTGGTGAAGTAGACAGTCAGCGAAATTATTCAAAGGGGAAGGAATATGAGCAAAAACCGAAAAAAGTCGCTCTAATAGCTGGAACGGAACATGAAGTCTGTCCTAAGTGTAAGGGTCAgcacaaaatatatagttgtgAAAGCTTTAAGAAACTTTCCGTAATAGAACGCCTAAATGTAATAAGAGATGCTAGACtgtgttttaattgtttatccGGTTGTCATTTAGCGAATGTTTGCAAGTCCAAGTATTCATGTGGTCGTTGTCATCGCAGACATAACACCCTACTTCATCTTGAGGGAAGACCAGATAATACCACTGAAAACGTAACGAATGATGCACAGGAGGCAAGCTCTATGATTGCATCTACATCTCAAGGCCATGCACATGCAATGGCTGTTACATTACTAAATAGTTATGTTTTCTTGTCAACGGCGGTAGTTATAATTAAAGACATACATGGAAAGGCTCATAAATGTCGAACAGTTTTAGACAGTGGTTcccaattaaattttatatctaaagggCTGCAAAATAAGCTGAAATTGCCCAGTGAAAGGGTTGTATTACCAGTGTGTGGAATAGGTACAAGTCAGTTGCAAACCACTTCAAGAGTCAACATTCAGTTACTGTCATGTGTCTCCGCATTCAAGCTAGATATTGCATGTCACGTTTTACCGAATATAGCAAGTGATCTTCCAGCATGCAGGAAACCTAAGGATGGTTGGCATATCAATGAGAAATTATCCATACAATTAGCTGATCCTAAATTCGACCAAGCAGGCCCAGTTGATGTATTAATAGGAGCAGgtgtattttttgatattatgacTCCTGAAAGAATTCCGTTAGAGATTGGCAACGTATCACTGCAAGGAACCAAGCTTGGATGGGTTGTAACTGGTGAAATTGTAGCAACCTGTCTTTTAGGAGTTGGAAGGCCACAAGAAGAAGACTGGGAAGCAACTCAGCGCGAAGAGAACCAGCCATTCGGCCGATCGTCAAAGGCCAACCTACAATTCTTGGAGGAGCAGGAAGCTGTAGACCATTTCATGAAAACAGTTACTAGAAACTCTGTTGGCCGTTTTGTTTTACGATTACCCACAAAGCCAAGGGTCAATGAGTTAGGATGTAGCTTGAATATGGCAACCTGTCGTTTCATGAACGTTGAGAGAAGGCTTTAA